A region of Selenomonadales bacterium 4137-cl DNA encodes the following proteins:
- a CDS encoding mechanosensitive ion channel family protein produces the protein MLEKIAELHFAIIPAGVFLAAMIIGFAVSKLVFARFDRVVARLSGAYGEIVTRALKDIPVFVGAISGVYAVIHFVRLDEYWLRVMEGILLTAVLFCGTVIIARVLSSAVVLYTRTAEEVLPSTSILVNVVQIVVYMLGGLIILQSHGVSITPILTALGVGGLAIALALQETLANLFSGIYILLSRQFRVGDYIKLSTGEEGVVMDITWRSTVIKALANNVIVLPNQKIASATITNYFLPDKEMSILVPVGVGYDSDLEHVETVTVEVAKEVLRDIAGGVDNYEPVVRYYNFGDFSVDFNVVLRVKEYTDQYLIKHDFIKRLHSRYRQEGIEIPFPVRTVHLRQDADNAKPDGSKAG, from the coding sequence ATGCTTGAGAAGATAGCCGAACTGCATTTCGCCATTATTCCCGCCGGCGTGTTTCTGGCGGCGATGATAATCGGTTTCGCCGTGAGCAAGCTGGTTTTCGCCAGGTTCGACCGGGTGGTCGCCAGGTTGTCGGGCGCTTACGGCGAGATCGTGACCAGGGCTTTGAAGGACATACCCGTTTTTGTGGGCGCGATCAGCGGCGTTTACGCGGTTATTCATTTTGTCCGTCTCGATGAGTATTGGCTGCGGGTCATGGAAGGCATCCTGCTGACGGCGGTTTTGTTCTGCGGCACGGTTATAATCGCCCGCGTGCTTTCCAGCGCGGTCGTTCTTTACACCAGAACGGCGGAGGAGGTCCTGCCGTCGACGTCTATTCTGGTGAATGTTGTCCAGATTGTCGTTTATATGCTCGGCGGTTTGATCATATTGCAGTCCCACGGGGTTTCGATCACACCGATACTGACCGCCCTGGGCGTCGGCGGCCTGGCGATAGCGCTCGCCCTTCAGGAGACGCTGGCGAATTTGTTTTCCGGGATATATATTTTGCTGTCGAGGCAATTCCGGGTGGGCGATTATATCAAGCTGAGCACCGGCGAGGAAGGCGTTGTCATGGACATCACCTGGCGGAGCACGGTGATCAAGGCGCTGGCCAACAATGTCATCGTTCTGCCGAACCAGAAAATCGCCTCCGCGACGATCACCAACTATTTTCTGCCGGACAAGGAGATGAGCATCCTGGTGCCTGTCGGGGTCGGCTACGACAGCGACCTGGAGCATGTGGAGACAGTGACCGTCGAAGTGGCCAAAGAGGTGCTGCGCGATATCGCCGGCGGGGTGGATAATTACGAGCCGGTGGTGAGGTATTATAATTTCGGCGATTTCAGCGTGGATTTTAATGTCGTGCTCAGGGTGAAGGAGTATACCGACCAGTATCTGATCAAGCACGATTTCATCAAGCGGCTGCATAGCCGGTACCGGCAGGAGGGGATCGAGATACCTTTCCCGGTGCGCACCGTGCATCTGAGGCAAGACGCCGATAATGCGAAGCCCGATGGGAGCAAGGCGGGCTGA
- a CDS encoding PIG-L deacetylase family protein, protein MTKVLVFSPHPDDDVIGCGGSIAKHVAKGNKVGVVYMTSGDIGSLAHSPAEIASIREREARQAAGCLGVSEVHFFKNHDGYLDCTWKNLVRVTSLLREFRPHIVYIPHEDDRHRDHRKTHELVVEACGWSGSPRAPVCGQNLWRVGTILCYEVGTPVRDCSYVEDITDYIDAKSRALAFHSSQLSNLDYNEAVRSLNRFRGITTGGGTYCECFQVVRATNLFSARDSFRRGD, encoded by the coding sequence ATGACCAAGGTGTTGGTTTTTTCGCCCCACCCCGACGACGATGTGATCGGCTGCGGCGGCAGTATCGCGAAGCATGTGGCCAAGGGCAACAAGGTTGGCGTGGTTTATATGACTTCGGGCGATATTGGCAGTCTGGCGCATTCTCCGGCGGAGATCGCGTCGATCAGGGAGAGGGAGGCGCGGCAGGCCGCCGGGTGCCTGGGCGTCTCCGAGGTCCACTTTTTCAAGAATCACGACGGGTATCTCGACTGCACGTGGAAAAATCTTGTGCGGGTCACGTCGCTGCTGCGGGAGTTTCGGCCTCATATCGTCTATATTCCTCACGAGGACGACCGGCACCGGGATCACCGCAAGACTCACGAGCTGGTGGTCGAGGCCTGCGGGTGGTCGGGCAGCCCGCGGGCGCCGGTTTGCGGCCAGAATCTGTGGAGGGTCGGCACGATACTTTGTTACGAGGTCGGCACGCCGGTGCGGGACTGCAGTTATGTCGAGGATATCACCGATTACATCGACGCCAAGAGCAGGGCGTTGGCGTTTCATTCGTCGCAGTTGAGCAACCTGGATTATAACGAGGCGGTACGGAGCCTGAACCGGTTTCGCGGCATAACGACGGGCGGCGGCACGTACTGCGAATGCTTCCAGGTCGTCAGGGCGACGAATCTTTTCAGTGCCAGGGATTCCTTCAGGCGGGGGGATTAA
- a CDS encoding glucosyl-3-phosphoglycerate synthase has translation MILSCEKWPLAGQDKEDYPVFAIKTFEEWKEEDAGLEGFVAITDGWRGGPVAAVLRGGINARAVLELLAQSGVRDLTIIHLEERIPQLGELFLSTVVMPANAMFESVTVVWRRDPTLEDLISSIGADYEMLLFGAPLTPSEVMPFYGRIRKRYGGSVTVVRGPLIDIEADEGGEIFAWVRERTFDAADFALAAVLRNYKRKRGKKVAVLLPSLNEERTVGNVIKTALEVKEVGIIDEVVLIDSDSSDGTVEVARSYGIPVYLHREIRPELGSHRGKGEAMFKSAFVTDADIIAWVDTDIESIAPRFFYGLLGPMLTNPAVRFSKGYFARPVMVEASGVELGGGRVTEILARPWINAFLPQLSGYIQPLAGTAAIYRDTFMKMRLPVNYGVEMAMLIQAVEMEGLWATCQVNLGEVIHKSKNVIGLSDMAFQIVQVLAEMEPDKYGRPFNELRRVYSAHGRFEIATKKFPLAWRRF, from the coding sequence ATGATTCTGAGCTGTGAAAAATGGCCGCTTGCAGGTCAGGACAAGGAAGATTATCCTGTCTTCGCGATAAAGACGTTCGAGGAATGGAAAGAGGAAGATGCCGGGCTGGAGGGGTTTGTCGCGATTACGGACGGTTGGCGCGGCGGCCCGGTGGCGGCCGTGCTGCGGGGCGGGATAAACGCCAGGGCTGTCCTGGAGCTGCTGGCTCAGTCCGGGGTGCGCGATCTGACCATCATCCACCTGGAGGAGCGGATTCCGCAGTTGGGGGAGCTTTTTTTATCGACGGTTGTCATGCCGGCGAACGCGATGTTCGAGAGCGTCACGGTCGTGTGGCGGCGGGACCCGACGCTGGAGGATCTGATAAGCAGTATCGGCGCGGATTACGAGATGCTGTTGTTCGGCGCGCCCCTCACGCCTTCGGAGGTGATGCCGTTTTACGGACGGATAAGGAAGCGGTACGGCGGCAGCGTGACGGTGGTTAGGGGGCCGCTTATCGATATCGAGGCGGACGAGGGGGGCGAGATATTCGCCTGGGTGCGGGAGCGGACGTTCGACGCGGCCGATTTCGCCCTGGCGGCCGTGCTGAGGAATTACAAGCGCAAGCGCGGCAAGAAGGTCGCCGTTTTGCTGCCGAGCCTGAACGAGGAGCGGACGGTGGGGAATGTGATCAAAACCGCGCTGGAGGTAAAGGAAGTCGGCATAATCGACGAGGTTGTCCTGATCGATTCCGATTCGAGCGACGGGACGGTCGAGGTCGCCAGGTCGTACGGAATCCCCGTTTATCTCCATCGCGAGATCAGGCCGGAGCTGGGGAGCCACCGCGGCAAGGGCGAGGCGATGTTTAAGAGCGCGTTTGTGACCGACGCGGATATTATCGCCTGGGTGGATACCGATATCGAGAGTATCGCCCCCCGGTTCTTCTACGGCTTGCTGGGGCCGATGCTGACCAATCCGGCGGTCAGGTTTTCCAAGGGGTATTTCGCACGGCCGGTCATGGTGGAGGCGTCCGGGGTCGAGCTGGGCGGCGGCAGGGTGACGGAGATTCTCGCCCGGCCGTGGATAAACGCCTTTTTGCCCCAGTTGTCCGGTTATATTCAGCCGCTGGCGGGGACGGCGGCGATTTACCGCGATACGTTTATGAAGATGCGGCTCCCGGTCAATTACGGCGTGGAGATGGCGATGCTGATACAGGCGGTCGAGATGGAGGGGCTTTGGGCTACGTGCCAGGTGAATCTGGGCGAGGTGATCCACAAGTCGAAGAATGTGATCGGGCTTAGCGATATGGCGTTTCAGATCGTCCAGGTCCTGGCGGAGATGGAGCCCGATAAGTACGGCCGGCCTTTTAATGAATTGCGCAGGGTTTACTCGGCCCACGGCAGGTTCGAGATCGCGACCAAGAAGTTTCCCCTGGCGTGGCGGCGCTTTTAG